The sequence cgccctgccgaccgaggggcccgcctccgacaaggcatcctggagggccaagccgtcgctgcagccggagttcgactccgtgctggacaagattaggtcactggcggagagcggcctcacctcgtggcacgtgctcggagacttcgtgaagcgccggatcgctccCTTGAAGCAGCGGCCATGTCCTGCGTggaacttcaccggcctcaacgactgcagcaggacccaacgCGGTGAGGGGAGTGACCTGActcaggaggccttggaggttctggtgcggaacgtgactggggacaccttcatcccggagaacctgatcctcccacagagcatagtccccctctgcgaggactccgcgagggtggcggtgctggcaaccttgccgactctggacgacgggggactggccccacgccagaccggaggcgacgcgaaccgcgggctccggatccctggtgcatccggggatcaggccacgctgagcgctgcgggacccggcgccaccacgaaggggaagcaggccgcggctagcagcgcggccgcagccggctccagccgggcaCAGGGCAGCTCCAGTGCATCGTCGGGCGACGCgggccggcgcaggctactccggggcgacgggaccctggtctcggagcccgccgcgaagcgccagaggtcttctgagggtgcaggccagggtagctcccgggctgccggccctcACGGGCCCTCTGGGgcgactggaccaccaccatcgccgccgaggaattcctcccgccggcagcaagagcagcagcagcagcagccgcaagagcagcggcagcaggcacgtgggcggcaacagcagcaacaggtgcgaccccgggttgcgcccatgccgcagccccagggacagcagcagcgggagcaagcccgggttgcgcctgcatcgcagctgcaagggcagcagcagcaacagcagcagcagcagcagccgcaagagaagaggcccgggctccggggacgctggatacccggtacttctgggttagtgtcatcctACTCTCTTCCCTTgcgccggtgctctgttttattttttgaagACTTTTCTGCTTTGTTACCAAGGCTCCTCGCCCCAGCGGCTCTTCTACCCTCGCCGGCACATTGGCAGGTGCCCAGGCgtcggcggcctcggcgtcgacagcgacggcgacagCAAATGCGGTACCCACAGGTACGGCGACCTGCTGCTAGCTTCGTGGCGTATGTCATGATGCTGACTGGTGTGTCATTTTTAGACTCCGCAGCGCACaacgcggcagcggcgacgggggctctggtgctgggcgcagccgcgccCGATACGGCGACAGTGGAGACGCCGGTGCCGGGTGCTGCTGCACCCGATGCCGCGGCGACTGAAACGCCGGCTCTGGGCGCGGCGGCccccggcgctgcggcggcggaggcgccagtgctgggcgcagccgcatccGACGCCGCGGGGGCTGAAACGCCGGCTCTGGACGCGGCGGCccccggcgctgcggcggcggaggcgccagtgctgggcgcagccgcatccGACGCGGTGGTGGAgatgccggtgctgggcgcagccgcacccgacgcggcggcggcggaggcaccggagctgggcacggccgcacccgacgcggcggtggcggaggcaccGGAGTTGAGttcggccgcgcccgacacggcggcagcgggggcgccggagctgggcacagCCGTGCCCGACAcgacggcagcgggggcgccggagacaagtgccgcagcggaagcccccacttccagctccggtccggttgcagaggaggagttggaggtggtctttggccggcggctcctgcagctccaactcccggaggaggatgcgactccccTTCCCCAGGTGCTGTTGCAGGttcggcggtcgatcgaggaggcaacctcttccgctgaggtggccttccggcgggagtggtctgccctggagagcgagcgGCAGCGCCTCTCCggctggcacacccgcctggaagcgcgcac comes from Panicum virgatum strain AP13 chromosome 4K, P.virgatum_v5, whole genome shotgun sequence and encodes:
- the LOC120702265 gene encoding testis-specific gene A8 protein-like, yielding MRMANALTRKMGAEVHALTRKMGAEAPRPSGSSTLAGTLAGAQASAASASTATATANAVPTDSAAHNAAAATGALVLGAAAPDTATVETPVPGAAAPDAAATETPALGAAAPGAAAAEAPVLGAAASDAAGAETPALDAAAPGAAAAEAPVLGAAASDAVVEMPKGIRKSPSKYLDQGCVSQ